The following are from one region of the Falco biarmicus isolate bFalBia1 chromosome 1, bFalBia1.pri, whole genome shotgun sequence genome:
- the C1H4orf48 gene encoding neuropeptide-like protein C4orf48 homolog, which yields MALPSVWSVMRVAIPFISVVGLLSMRLVGASQDPGSVIPAESRPCVDCHAFEFMQRALQDLKKTAYNLDARTETLLLRVEKRGLCDCFRAVH from the exons ATGGCGTTGCCGTCTGTCTGGAGTGTGATGCGTGTGGCGATCCCGTTCATCTCAGTGGTTGGCCTGCTAAGCATGAGGCTTGTAGGGGCCAGCCAGGACCCTGGGAGTGTGATTCCTGCAGAAA GTCGCCCCTGTGTTGACTGCCATGCATTTGAGTTCATGCAGAGGGCGTTGCAGGATTTAAAGAAGACGGCATATAATCTAGACGCACGG acagaaacCCTCCTCCTGAGAGTGGAAAAGAGAGGCCTGTGTGATTGCTTTCGTGCAGTACACTGA